The sequence CCATTTCAATAGGAGGCACCGTGACAGCGGAACACGGGGTAGGCGGTGCGAGGGCGGAGTACCTCGAACTGGAGCTTGGCAAAGCCCTTGATGTTATGATACTGATCAAAAAGGCACTTGATCCCAAGGGGATACTCAATCCCGGGAAGATGGGGGTATGAGAATGCTGGAATCCGACATGCGGTCCATACTGAAATGTGTTCGCTGCGGAACCTGTCGTTCCGTCTGTCCCATATTCGATGTGGTGGGCTGGGAGTCATCAAGCTCCCGGGGGCGCATGCTTGTGGCCCACGGCGTTTCCCAGGGACTTGAAGTGGACGAGGGCGTGCTCAACAGCCTGAACATGTGCACGACCTGCGGGATCTGCGAGCAGCTGTGCCCCTCCGGTGCGGCTCCTCCTAAGGTCGTGGAGAACACAAGGCACCAGCTGGTGCTGCAGGGCAAGATGACCCAGGCCCAGAAGGACATAGCGTCCAGGGCGAACGAGCTTGGCAATACCCTTGGCGAGACCGGAGAGCGCATGGCATGGCTCGGGGAGTCTGCAAAGGATGTCCGGGAGAAGGCCGATTATTTGTATTTCGCAGGCTGCCTGGGTTCATACCGCTATCCTGAGCTTGCCAAACGCACTTTCGATATACTCAAGAGGTTCGGCGTGACCGTGCTCAAGGATGAGGTATGCTGCGGCTCCCCCCTCCTGAGAACCGGGTCCGATCCCATGGAACTGATCTCAAGGAACCTGGAGCAGATCAAGGCAACAGGCGCCCACACCATAATCACCGGATGTGCAGGATGCTATACAACCCTGAAGAACGATTACCCCGAA comes from Methanolobus chelungpuianus and encodes:
- a CDS encoding (Fe-S)-binding protein produces the protein MRMLESDMRSILKCVRCGTCRSVCPIFDVVGWESSSSRGRMLVAHGVSQGLEVDEGVLNSLNMCTTCGICEQLCPSGAAPPKVVENTRHQLVLQGKMTQAQKDIASRANELGNTLGETGERMAWLGESAKDVREKADYLYFAGCLGSYRYPELAKRTFDILKRFGVTVLKDEVCCGSPLLRTGSDPMELISRNLEQIKATGAHTIITGCAGCYTTLKNDYPEDLKVVHVSEFLADRLAEMDLKKLDLKVSYHDPCHLGRCNGVFDAPRDIITSICDLKEMKNIREKSRCCGAGGGVLKGYPELSQELAKRRVGDIPEGVDYLVTSCPLCRTNLKRGCPDVEVLDIIDLMEMAME